The following is a genomic window from Mauremys mutica isolate MM-2020 ecotype Southern chromosome 4, ASM2049712v1, whole genome shotgun sequence.
TGCGCCCCCGTGGTGCCCACGCAGCATCAGCCGACAGGGGGAGCAGTGGGTGTGACCTTTGACCTAAAGCCCTTGAATCCCAGCAGCAAGTACGTGAAGTTGAACGTGGGGGGGTCCCTGCACTACACCACAGTGCAGACCCTCACCAAGCAGGACACCATGCTCAAGGCCATGTTCAGCGGGAGAATGGAAGTGCTCACTGACAGCGAAGGTACCTACCCTACTCTCTGCAGCACCCCTGATGGGAGAGGCCGAGGCTGGAGTAGCCGGGAGCTCCCTCCatacccagggctccagccctaCTCCCCACCgcgccctctgctgggagagGCCCTACATCCttttgtctcttcccctcttcagGCTGGATCCTGATCGACCGCAGCGGGCGTCATTTCGGCACCATCCTCAACTACCTGCGGGATGGCTCTGTCTCGCTCCCCGAGTCGCAGCGGGAGCTGGAGGAGGTGCTGTCCGAGGCACGGTACTACCTCATCCAGGGCCTGGTGGAGGACTGCCAGCTCGCTCTGCAGGTAGGGACCCGGTGGGGGCTCTGGGATTCTCCTGCTGTGGGTGTAGGgacacctgggggcagggctatGCCATGGGGATGGGGTCACTAGAGGAGTCATGGTGACAGGAGGCTGCAGTGACCGTGCTGATCTCTGTTCGTCCTAGCAAAAGAGCGATGCCTATGACCCTCTGTGTCTCATTCCCATGGTGACATCCCCCAAGGAGGAGCAGCAGATcatctccagctgctccaaggtGAGACAAGTGGGCAGGGCCTCCCTTGTTGGCCTTTCCAGCCCCCCCAGGATCACCCTCTGCGCTGACACCTCCCagccttctccctcccctttgGCACGAAGTTACGCTGAGCGACCGGTACAAATCCAGCCTCATTTCCTGTCTCTCGGTTTTTTTCCAGCCAGTGGTGAAATTGTTGCATAACAGAAGTAACAACAAGTATTCGTATACCAGGTAATCCAACGCTCCTGACCcattccctgcagcacccccctggtgggagaggccggggctggagaagaagtgagctccccccagcccgtgcccctccccctctccacagcgcttcctgctgtgAGAGGCCGAGGCTGGAGTAGAAGTGAgctccccccagcctgtgcccctccccctccccacagcgccccctgctgggagaggccggggctggagAAGAAGTTAActccccccagcctgtgcccctccccctccccacagcgccccctgctgggagaggccggggctggagAAGAAGTGAGCTacccccagcctgtgcccctccccctccccacagcgccccctgctgggagaggccggggctggagAAGAAGTGAActccccccagcctgtgcccctccccctccccacagcgccccctgctgggagaggccggggctggagTAGAAGTGAGCTCCCCCCACTCcgtgccccacccccgccccagatcacctcctcctgggagaggctggggctgaagtagccaggagctcccctagagccagtgctcctgccccactgcccagacCACCCCCTGCTGGGCTGGAGGACCTGGGAGCCCTCCCCACCCACGAGGTCTCTTCTCCGCAGTAACTCGGACGATAACCTGCTGAAGAACATTGAGCTGTTTGACAAGCTGGCGCTGCGCTTCAATGGGCGGGTCCTCTTCATCAAGGACGTGCTGGGGGACGAGATCTGCTGCTGGTCCTTCTATGGGCAGGGCCGCAAAATCGCCGAGGTCTGCTGCACCTCCATCGTCTACGCCACCGAGAAGAAACAGACCAAGGTACCCCGGGCCCTTACAATGTTAGCACATGGTTCCTAGGCAGTGTGGGTGGCCCCCCTCTATCTGCTGTCACATGGACTCTTGGTATGATCCAGCACCCCTTGTCACCTTCACATTTGGTATGATCCAATGCTATCAGAGCAGTCCCCTCTTCTCCAGTCATATGCACACTTGATATGGTCCAACATCATGTGGGTACCCCCCTGCATCATACTTTCACTTGGTATAGTCCTAGTGGTCCCCTCTCCTTGGTCACATGGGCACTTGGTATGGTCCAATGCCACCAGCTGGTTCCCCCCATCTGTGGTTTTATTTGGTATGTTCCATGGGTAGCCCACTATACTTGGTATATTCCAAGACAACATGTgacttttctctccccctccccacctccatgcTTGGTAGCTTCCAAGGTCACATGGGCACTTGCTGGTGGGATTCTTTGAAGCTGTGGGGGGCGTGGCTTGTAAAGCAGCCCCGCCCCTAGGCCCAGCCTGACCTCTGACCCCCACAGGTGGAGTTCCCCGAGGCCCGGATCTTCGAGGAGACCCTGAACATTCTGATCTACGAGACCCCGCGGGTCCCCGACAAGGCGCTCCTGGAAGCGACGGGCGGGGCAGCCGGAGGAGGGGGCGGCCCGCACCGGGCtgacgaggaggatgggcgggAGCACCGGGTCCGGCGCATCCATGTCAGGCGCCACATCATGCATGACGAGCGCCCCCACGGCCACCAAGCCGTCTTCAAGGACTGAGCCTTCGCCGCCCCCACGGCCCCATCCAGGTGCCAAACGGCGGGGGTGGGGCGTCCCTTCCCTCTGCCACACCCCCGCTGCCTCTCTGACCTTTCTGGGGTCTCCCTTGACCCCCTCCGCTCTTTGGGAGCTCTCTGCCTTGTGGCCTCTGACCCCTTTCGTCTCAGATTCGACTCTCCTGCAGTAGAGACCTGGGTAACTCCCTGGACTGCGCAGGGGAGAGGGACATGGGAGGCGGCTCCTGGGAGATCCCTCCTGCTTCTTAATTAATCACCTTGGCACCAACACCCATGTTTAACGAGCCTAATTCCTTTGCTTTTGTGGGTGTGTGGAATGCCTGGTCTGTCCCCCATCCCACTCCACCCTGGTTAGACACCTGTGGCTCTAACCCAGCCCGGCACTGCAGGTCAGGCCGGGATCAGTCACCCACTGCCCCCAGGGGGCGGGAGACAGCAGGGAGGCCAGTGCTGGCTTATTATGTGCTATGGGGGGGCTggctgagtggggagctgccagcTAGTCCAGCCCCTCCcggcggggggcgctgtggggtggggggagctcctggctactccagcccggcctcgcccagcaggggcgctgtggggagttctggcagtgggagttttgctgcctgtcccaccctcccttccttctgggggtgggggagtgaccCCCACTTACCAGCCTCAAAACTCTCCTTGTTACACTCATGATATGTTCCAACCCACCAGACTTCACACCCCTTTTCTACAAATGACATGGCACGACCCTAACCTTCCTACTCCGCCCCCCTACTGTCCTTTACCACATACATGGAATTTacctttccccccaaaaatacACGATGCTTCTTACCAACATCGGCTAAAACACATGGTACGCGCCAACCTACTGGGCCCATCCGCTTCCCCGCAAAATACAATGGAACGCACCACACTTCTCTCCCCCGGCCAAATACAGTGGAATGCTCCACTCCCCTTCCAACCTCCCAATAAAATGGGAGGTACCGATTCCCCCCAATAAAATTTTACTCAATCACCCAATATAAATTGGTACTTTCCAATCTCCTCCCCCTACAAACTACAATGGGATATTCCAACCTGCCTCCAAATAATACAATGGGGTGTTCCGAACCCCACCCCTCAAAATAAAATGGGACATTCCAATCTCCCTGTTAAATGAGATGTTCTAGTCCCCTTCTCTTATAAAACATAATGGGATGCTTCAGCCTGCCCCAAAGAAAATGGGCTGTTCCaaacctcacccccccccaaaaaatacaaTGGGATGCTCCAACCCCCTCCTAAATAAATTGGGATGGTCCAAACCTCACTCCCCCCACAGaaaaggcaaagggggagaggcgggggccccattccccccccacgTCCTGGCCCTCGCTCCCTGTTGTTGTCATGTTTGTATAATTTATTTTAACGGGGTTTTTGCTTTTCTATTAAATTATTGTAATAAAGATTCTTGGGAAACGTCATCTCCTGGaccagccccaccaccaccactgggggggccctggggccggCTGGGaaccggcgccccctagaggggagaggccccgggTCCCGTCCCCCGCCCCGGTCCTTGCCCTGGGGCCGGCTGGGaactggcgccccctagaggggagaggccccgggTCCCGCCACCCGCCCCGGTCCTTGCCCTGGGGCCGGCTGGGaaccggcgccccctagaggggagaggccccgggTCCCGCCACCCGCCCCGGTCCTTGCCCTGGGCCGGCTGGGaaccggcgccccctagaggggagaggcccccgGGTCCCGCCACCCGCCCCGGTCCTTGCCCTGGGCCGGCTGGGaaccggcgccccctagaggggagaggccccaggtcaggccagtccctgccctgaaccaGCCCATCCTGGGGGCCGGGCCCTGAGCTgtcggggggcaggcgggggctgggcagtgccCGGCGCGACGGCCCAGCTCTGCGAGGCGCTGACACGGCAGGTGCGGAAGGTTTTAATGAGGGGCTGGGGGCTTTGCAGAGAGTTCGGGTCCAAGCAACGGGGGGCCAAGGAAGCTGTACACAGCGGGGCAGGAGACTCGgggccctggggccggatgggagccggcgccccccagaggcagTTCAGTGGGGCTGGTTCCAGCGCTGTCCATCCGTCCTGGGCACTGACCCGCCACCAGCGCCACAGCCGGCCCAGCCCCTAGGGGCCAGGGGCAAAGATGTAATCCAGAGCCTGGCGCTCGGCCCCGGCCACGTTGGGGTGCCACAGATCCACGATGAACAGCACGAGGGGCCCGTCCTCGGGGGGACCTGCGAGAGACGCTGGGCTCagaggtgcccctcactcccgccccgcagccccctgggctcccccagccctgccggtgcccctcactcccgccccgcagccccctgggctcccccagccctgccggtgcccctcactcccgacccgcagccccctgggctcccccagccctgccggtgcccctcactcccgacccgcagccccctgggctcccccagccctgccggtgcccctcactcccgacccgcagccctctgggctcccccagccctgccggtgcccctcactcccgacccgcagccccctgggcccccccacctcagccggtgcccctcactcctgtcaTTCTCTTACCATTATGTGCGGTCGTGTGCAGGAAGGAGTCGTCTAGCAGGAGGCAGTGTCCCTTGGACCAGCACTGGGGCTCGCCCCCCACCACCAGCTCACAGCCTGGGGGCACCATCAGCCCTGCAGTGGGAATAGGTTGATTGGTTGGgaaaggccccgtgccccattctccgccccccccccccccgcaccctcagAGGGAACCAGCCCTCAGCTCCATTCCCCGCCGCCTGGCGCCTCCTAGAGGGGacagacccccaccccattccctgccccccagtgccccctggaggggacagaccCTTGCCCCATtccccggcgccccctagagggtgcaggcccctgccccattccccaccccccggtgcccccgGAGGGGacagacccccaccccattccctgccccctggcgCCCCTGGAgagacaggcccctgccccattccccggcgccccctagagggtgcaggcccccgccccattccccacccccccggctcctccagaggggccaggcccggCGCCCCGTTCCCATACCCAGGTGGCAGCGCAGGCGGACGTTGGTGGGCCCGTAGCGCCCGGGCAGGACGGTGCCCGGCTGCAGGACGCTGAAGCAGGCGTTGCCGAAGCGGTTGGCGCTGAGGAAGGTGCGCAGGCCGGCCAGGGCGCGGTAGGTGCGGGGGCAGGCCCGGCAGTGCTGCGGCTGGCACACGCCGCGGCGGTGGAGGTAGAAGCGCTGGCAGGGCCCAGGGGTCCAGCCCCGGGCGGCGCCCCCGGCCACGGCCTGGTACTCCCGCAGGAGGGCGGGGCAGGCGCGCTCCAGCCGCTCGGCGTCGTGCCGCTGGGCGTCCCGTGGGAAGCAGGGGGCCGAGGGCAGCTCGGGCAGGTGGAAGACGCGGGGGCTCTGGATGGCCGGGCGCTCGGGCCGCAGCTCCTCCCGCAGCGCCTTGCGCACCCGCCCCATGCCCGCCCAGGAGTAGCGCTGGGCGTAGGCCCGCAGGCTGCGGctccgccgcccggccccggggggcaggctgggggctgggcgccccccccccggcgggggCCCTGCGGGCGCCCGCTCGCTGCCCACCCGGTAGCAGTACCAGACGAAGAGCAGCGCCAGCCAGGCCAGCAGGGCCAGCGCCGGCTCGGGGCCGGGGCGCCAAGGGGGGGTGGCCGGCAGCAGGGAGGAGAAAAACCCGTCCAGCGCCCCGGGGCACCTCATGGCCCctcgctgcccctcccctgcctcagtgccccctgcccctccccctcctcagtgcctcttgcccctcccccacctcagtaccccctgccctctcctctgccccctccccctcctcagtgccccctgcccctccccctcctcagtgcctcttgcccctcccccgcctcagtaccccctgccctctcctctgccccctcccccgcctcagtgccccctgccctctcctctgccccctcccccgcctcagtgccccctgccctctcctctgccccctcccccgcctcagtgccccctgcccctccccattcTATGTGCctcttgcccctcccccgcctcagtgccccctgccctctcctctgccccctcccccgcctcagcgcccctcccccgcctcagtgccccctgcccctcccccgcctcagtgccccccgcccccgctcagcgcccctcccccgccgccggaggatgctgctgctgctgccgctgctgctgctggacccGCTTCGGCTCCGGCggatcctccccccgcccccccgcacggAGTGACGCAGGCAGCGGGGCCGCGCCCCCCCGCCTCTAACCCCCCcgaggagccccccccccgctctggagGTTTGGGGCTGACGGGCCGCAGTGacccatcctgcccccccccccccgcgaacaGCTGGGACTCGGGAGCCTGGATTTGGGGTCAGGACACGTCCGGGCTCCGGGCCCAGCACAGCCCCCGGGGGGCTCGGACCGGGGTCCCCCCCGGGGGGCTCAGATCGGGGTCTCTCCCGGTGGGCTCGGACCGGGGTCTCTCCTGGGGGGGCTCGGACCGGGGTCCCTCCCGGGGGGGCTCGGACCGGGGtcccccccagcggggctcggaCCGGGGTCTCTCCTGGGGGGGCTCGGACCGGGGtcccccccagcggggctcggaCCGGGGTCCCTCCCGGGGGGGCTCGGACCGGGGTCTCTCCTGGGGGGGCTCGGACCGGGGTCCCCCCCGGGGGGGCTCGGACCGGGGTCCCTCCCGGGGGGGCTCGGATCGGGGTCTCTCCCGGGGGGCTCGGAccggggtctctccccagcagggcTCGGACCAGGGTCCCCCCCCAGCGGGGCTCAGactggggtctgtcctggggggcTCAGACCGGGGTCCCCCCCAGCGGGGCTCAGACCGGGGTCCCTCCCGGGCGGCTCGGACCGGGGTCCCCCCCCAGTGGGGCTCGGACCAGGGTCCCTCCCGGGGGGGCGCGGTCCAGTtccagctgttccctgccccacCGGGGGTCTGTAACATCTCGCACTGGGCCAGACAGTGGCTGCAAAGCAGGGCCCGGTGTCCTGTTCCCATTGGTAACTCTCCAGCCCTCCATCCATTGCCCACCCTGGaactatggctacattagcgcttcaaagcgcccccgcggcagcgctcccgcggcagcgctttgaagcgctaagtgtagtcaaagcgccagcgctgggagaaagctctgccagcgctgtccgtactccacctccctgtggggaataacggacagcgctgggagccgcgctcccagcgctggggctttgactacactggcgctttgtagcaccgcaatttgcagcgctgcagagggtgttttttcacaccctgctgcagcgctgcaaatttgcaagtgtagccatacatACGCGGTGTGAACACGGACCCCTCACAGCGACTCCTGCACCCCGAGTCACGGGTGTGAAGTGTCAGTGGTGACCTGCCATTCGCAGCCTCACGCAGGAACGGCGAACGCAGACCAAGGGGGCCAGGTGGTGGCCGGGCGGTCCCGTGCCGGTCCGTACCGAAGCAATGACTAGCTTCTTAgaatataattggagatataccaatctcctagaactggaagggaccttgaaaggtcattgagtccagccccctgccttcactagcagggccaatttttgccccagatccctaagtggccccctcaaggattgaactcacaaccctgggtttagcaggccaatgctcaaaccactgagctatccctccccccaagagctATCCCTTCTTGGAGATACAGACATCCTTGCCCTCCGGCGTGGCACCGGCAGAGATCTGCCCCACCAAAGTTCCCTTCAGTTTGATGTCCTCGATAATTAATAAATTACATTCTTAATTTTGCTAATAACTATTCCTAAGAGAAGCCCCACTTGCAGGATCAGCTAATAACACATAATGCCTAATAACCTCC
Proteins encoded in this region:
- the KCTD13 gene encoding BTB/POZ domain-containing adapter for CUL3-mediated RhoA degradation protein 1, which produces MRRRRTFVPGDLPAPFPRRPVNCFAHALTRKRSYRLSLAHAHQWTRLLGVGRGRVPGSTCQARRACAVRVSLAECGEELAWRAALGAGWGEQGGAGPRPTPRTGRAGQVEMSAEATTAPLPASEACAPVVPTQHQPTGGAVGVTFDLKPLNPSSKYVKLNVGGSLHYTTVQTLTKQDTMLKAMFSGRMEVLTDSEGWILIDRSGRHFGTILNYLRDGSVSLPESQRELEEVLSEARYYLIQGLVEDCQLALQQKSDAYDPLCLIPMVTSPKEEQQIISSCSKPVVKLLHNRSNNKYSYTSNSDDNLLKNIELFDKLALRFNGRVLFIKDVLGDEICCWSFYGQGRKIAEVCCTSIVYATEKKQTKVEFPEARIFEETLNILIYETPRVPDKALLEATGGAAGGGGGPHRADEEDGREHRVRRIHVRRHIMHDERPHGHQAVFKD
- the ASPHD1 gene encoding aspartate beta-hydroxylase domain-containing protein 1; the encoded protein is MRCPGALDGFFSSLLPATPPWRPGPEPALALLAWLALLFVWYCYRVGSERAPAGPPPGGGRPAPSLPPGAGRRSRSLRAYAQRYSWAGMGRVRKALREELRPERPAIQSPRVFHLPELPSAPCFPRDAQRHDAERLERACPALLREYQAVAGGAARGWTPGPCQRFYLHRRGVCQPQHCRACPRTYRALAGLRTFLSANRFGNACFSVLQPGTVLPGRYGPTNVRLRCHLGLMVPPGCELVVGGEPQCWSKGHCLLLDDSFLHTTAHNGPPEDGPLVLFIVDLWHPNVAGAERQALDYIFAPGP